A window from Heteronotia binoei isolate CCM8104 ecotype False Entrance Well chromosome 15, APGP_CSIRO_Hbin_v1, whole genome shotgun sequence encodes these proteins:
- the TMEM219 gene encoding insulin-like growth factor-binding protein 3 receptor isoform X2, with translation MVICSLLVSLRICLERHPPLVTFFFCLLSLAVVFGSFAAYLQSHDVPNPDVKEDWNSLLTSLARLMFCIPNKTHEDTSTSSPSAAAEFRTNISVLVGLTFELQNGTDPPNGTHLALTVTGKELGLKGPDTQEPIHLVIAVMNSLSHGSCLSIIAPSSLLPKTRQPPKCVMQEQSMHPEETGLCYQSHYQADPSLSSMLDQADRALCSQRLLLTTAFLLCLCATLCCMAGLCYPAPRDKRGQI, from the exons ATGGTCATCTGCTCTCTGCTGGTCTCCCTGCGTATTTGTCTGGAGCGGCACCCACCTCTGgtcaccttcttcttctgcctccttTCCTTGGCTGTTGTCTTTGGCAGTTTTGCTGCGTACCTCCAGTCGCATGACGTTCCAAACCCTGATGTCAAAGAG GACTGGAACTCTCTCCTAACATCTCTGGCACGTTTGATGTTCTGTATCCCAAACAAGACCCACGAAGACACCTCAACATCATCTCCCTCTGCGGCTGCTGAATTCCGTACAAACATCTCTGTCCTGGTTGGCCTGACCTTTGAGCTCCAGAATGGCACAGATCCTCCCAATGGCACACACCTGGCTTTGACCGTCACAGGGAAAGAGTTAGGTCTCAAGG GTCCAGATACCCAGGAGCCGATCCACCTTGTGATAGCCGTCATGAACTCACTATCTCATGGGAGCTGCCTTAGTATCATCGCACCGTCTTCCCTTCTCCCCAAGACCAG gcagccacctaagtGCGTAATGCAGGAGCAAAGCATGCATCCAGAAGAGACAGGACTTTGCTACCAATCACATTACCAGGCTGATCCTTCGTTATCCAGCATGCTGGATCAG GCGGATCGTGCTCTCTGCAGCCAGCGTCTCCTGCTTACCACTGCTTTCCTGCTCTGCCTTTGTGCCACCTTGTGTTGCATGGCTGGCCTGTGCTATCCTGCCCCCAGAGACAAGCGGGGGCAAATCTAG
- the TMEM219 gene encoding insulin-like growth factor-binding protein 3 receptor isoform X1 — translation MEQECLALVAACVQTSQLLVQQWMLNRRTVIFAIARILQRRRFRRSAAVLRRILSASVRRKRALLRLHRNAIVSVVTMVYSSSPALHYEHELMALSERSHWMLPRCSEWWERMISSEQDDKCWISLFRMSRSTLMYIAEELRPALQRRDTGMRSHIPVEKRVAMTIWKLAHHDSYKTVSELFGVGISSACSIFEEVCEELNSRLLAQTIQLGDPQKIMEGFKEMGFPNCLGAIDAVHISILCPPFSADSYINCKGFYSMVLQALVDSKSRFTDIYVGFPERSHDSRILHNSPFFNSMDDGTFGPQTSTVLEGVSMTPVIIGDPAYPLRPWLMKPYPTPKTAAQEQFNERLAKCRACVERAFGVLRARWRCLQMRLDVREKLIPVVIATCCILHNICEIKGDELLEPLESPPATESQNASARPRVPLSEAGLTKRACQIRAAYCSYFEKNPL, via the coding sequence GCAATGGATGCTCAACAGGCGCACCGTCATTTTTGCCATCGCAAGGATTCTGCAGCGGAGGCGTTTCCGCAGATCTGCTGCAGTGCTGAGGCGCATCCTCTCAGCCAGCGTCCGCCGCAAGAGAGCCCTGCTGCGGCTTCATCGCAACGCTATCGTCTCGGTGGTCACAATGGTGTACTCATCATCCCCCGCGCTCCACTACGAGCATGAGCTGATGGCCCTGTCGGAGCGGTCGCACTGGATGCTTCCCAGATGCAGCGAGTGGTGGGAGCGGATGATCTCTTCGGAGCAGGACGACAAGTGTTGGATTTCTTTGTTCAGGATGTCGCGCTCCACCCTCATGTACATTGCGGAGGAGCTGCGTCCGGCTCTGCAGCGGCGAGACACTGGAATGAGGTCCCACATCCCTGTTGAGAAAAGGGTCGCCATGACCATCTGGAAGCTAGCTCACCACGATAGCTACAAGACCGTCTCTGAGCTCTTTGGGGTTGGGATTTCGTCAGCTTGCTCCATATTCGAAGAGGTGTGCGAGGAACTCAATAGCAGGCTCCTGGCCCAAACCATTCAGCTGGGAGATCCTCAGAAAATCATGGAAGGTTTCAAAGAGATGGGCTTCCCCAACTGCCTTGGCGCTATTGACGCGGTGCACATTTCCATCCTGTGCCCCCCATTCTCTGCTGACTCCTACATTAACTGCAAAGGCTTCTACTCGATGGTCTTGCAGGCACTGGTGGACAGTAAATCCCGTTTCACGGACATCTACGTCGGTTTTCCCGAGCGATCCCACGATTCCCGCATCCTGCACAACTCGCCCTTCTTCAACAGCATGGACGATGGCACTTTTGGGCCGCAGACTTCGACAGTTCTGGAAGGCGTTTCAATGACCCCCGTCATCATCGGGGACCCCGCCTACCCACTCCGCCCGTGGCTGATGAAGCCGTATCCTACTCCAAAAACTGCAGCACAAGAGCAATTCAATGAGAGACTAGCAAAGTGCCGGGCGTGTGTGGAAAGAGCATTCGGTGTCCTCAGGGCTCGCTGGAGATGCTTGCAGATGAGGCTGGACGTGAGGGAGAAGCTCATCCCTGTGGTCATAGCCACGTGCTGCATCctgcacaatatatgtgaaatcaAAGGGGACGAGTTGCTGGAGCCGCTGGAAAGTCCTCCAGCAACTGAAAGTCAGAATGCTTCAGCCAGGCCAAGGGTGCCGCTGTCAGAGGCTGGGCTGACCAAGAGAGCATGCCAAATAAGGGCTGCCTATTGCTCTTATTTTGAAAAGAATCCTCTGtag